One Hordeum vulgare subsp. vulgare chromosome 4H, MorexV3_pseudomolecules_assembly, whole genome shotgun sequence DNA window includes the following coding sequences:
- the LOC123448680 gene encoding uncharacterized protein LOC123448680 produces MVTTMLNPGDLLPASCDKAVSVLAAFASSEGEQAPISTRKASAHRPRVPHSRSLALTPSQRPLPLQHLVVGRIRDGLDLLLLAAGARPSPYFYLLQSCCTLQLPHLQCVKFYL; encoded by the coding sequence ATGGTCACCACGATGCTCAATCCCGGCGACCTCCTCCCGGCCTCCTGCGACAAGGCCGTGTCTGTGTTGGCCGCCTTCGCGTCCTCCGAAGGCGAGCAGGCACCCATCTCCACGAGGAAGGCGAGCGCGCACCGCCCCCGCGTTCCTCATTCAAGGTCGCTGGCCCTGACACCGTCGCAGCGGCCTCTTCCTCTCCAGCATCTCGTCGTCGGCCGCATCCGGGATGGCCTCGACCTCCTGCTGCTAGCTGCTGGTGCACGTCCTTCTCCATACTTCTATCTCCTGCAGTCCTGCTGCACCCTACAGCTGCCCCATCTCCAATGTGTGAAGTTCTACTTGTGA